GAATTCttatctttttaatattcatttcaaataataacaaagaatttaaaaaaattctttcaacataattcaaattgaattaccaaggtcgaaaaaaaaaacattaatctattttattgctgtttttttttgcatttgcGGTTGCACAGAGTGCACTAAAAAGTAGATAACAAATAACACTTAGGTCACAGGTAGAGCAAAGGTTTTCTACACACAATTTGACTTTCAAGTAACTTTGAAGCGACCTAAACCATAAATTACGtttacaaaaaaggtttaaattGGAGATAAACTCTTTGTTGTTTAGTTCTTAAcagaattgtttaaaaagcgGTGCAAAAAATGGCTGTAAATCCAACGGtaagattaaatttaagcttaaaaTAGAATTTCCTCTATTTTTAACCATATCAATCACACCCAATTTATTTCGATTACTACGTGCATAGtaaattgattatttcaaaaatagatTCCAAGATGATTTATCTCAATTGATCTTAAATCAatgatgattaaaaatttgattcaaaacttcaaaaattattttaaaaaatcactcaaaaaaaaattgtcaaaaaatttgtagtgaaatttttatcatctcTTTATCATTATGGCTACAGAAAGGGAATGTTTATGTGCGAAAAATACACCCAAACCTCTTCCAACAGTTGAACCAGCAGATCAAAAAGTAAGTTTAACCATAAATacgtgaatttaaaaaaactcgAAATCGCTTAATACGTCATTGTAGAACTTTGTAATcacttgttaaaaaaattttaaatatgtcgTTATTAAATGTGTAAATTAGTCGATCGAATTAAATATATCGATtattctttttcgttttaaaacataaccttaaaaaaattgaattaattttttaatttatttcaaaaaaatccttcatttttatttgaagtattgttttaaacaattttttatcacctttaaaactatttcaaacaatttctaaacaccaaaaaaattttaatttgacgtttccaTTTTGACACATAACCTAACCTAATTAcgtcataaaataatttaggttatatttttatttgacaacctaacaaaaaaaaaaaaacgtaaactaAAGACGTAATATAGAACgtcaacaaaaatatagaacATTCTAGTTTTGACACATTGCTGTCCGTTTACTATCGTTTACGTctttttatattcaaaatccaacagtataataagtaataacgTAGAGTtacgttattttaattttaaacgataGGTGTCGTTGACATTTATACGTCCTTTGACAGGTGTcattagtttaattttatgtgCAATAAATACAAGCTGAATTACGATGGAAGCAAAAGATTTTGAAGATagaattaatgaaatatatGTTGATACTTTATCTGACGATGAAAATAATGAGAATACGACCCTGATGAGAATTCTGaggatatttttagaaaaaagagACAGAAAATGGACAGATACCATTACaactgatataaaaaaaatcttggtttaaatattttaatgatttaacgATTATTGGTTCACATTGAAACGGCAAAGTTTGGCAAAGGGATGACTCAAAATCGTTTTCAACAAATCTtacatttttctaataatgaAGAAATGCCCGAAGATGCCTCTCGAACATACAAAGTGGATACAATAAGGATATACTTTGTGGAATTGAGTTTCTAGCGAAGACCATCCTTGACTGGTACTCTGGTGAATAGATTCCATGTCGAAACTTACCAGGATATCCTGGAGATCTAACTTCATACTCCTAATTGATACCAGAATCTTGGCGAGGTGTTTTGCTAGCTGATAGGTAGGAGAATTTATGCTACTAACAATAAGGCGTAGCGGGACATCTGGTTTATGGATCTTAGGTAGATGATACGATAGATGATATTCGATTTGTACATCAGTGGATTTTTATCTTTGATGCTACTATAACAACAACCTATCCTATAAGGGTAGTAATCAACTATTTTTCTATCAGGTGGCAGATGGGgtccaattatttttttaattttatcaaacatCTTTGggattttcataattttactaaatttagATTATCGGGTAGGTGGTATATCAAAAATACTGTTAACAGTTGGTTGAGAGATGTTATTGGAAGAAGAGAAAAGAATCTTGTTTACTAAGTGCTTAGGAAAACTGTTGCCaataaaaatcctttttaacTTAAACAGCGCGTTGTGTTGAAACTTGTTATcacaaattctttttatggTTAAATGAATGAGGAGAAATAGTTGATGTAACGTCCCGAATATGTCGGTTTGGTGTACCAATCAGAAATCACAGAATTATTCTCACATGTGACTACTCTAAAAATCGAGAAAAGAGACATAGCTATCAGTTTTAGTGTAAAGTGTTTAAGTAACACTACATCTTACAATGTAAAAGACACCTTTGATTGTGTCAGTCAAATAAAAGGCTGTCACATCCCTAAAAACTTTGTTGTCGTTTCACTTGACGTAATAAGTCTTTTTACGAACATCCCACTGGATTTGGTCCTTAATATTGTGACAGTTTTAATTTGGAAACCTTTTGTAtacttttaaagtttgtttttgaCAATACTTACTTATGTTCAGAAGTTTGGTACTCCTATGGGTTCTCCTATTAGCCCCATCTTGGCGCTTGATCACAAATTGGATTTTCACTTCAAACTCACTGTGCTTTGGCCAGTCATATGATAAACTGTAACCATACTTTTGATTTCGATAATGTGCCGATAGTTGATGCTGATATTTgttaacttcataaaaaatcctttaaaatgagtccaaactcgacatgtttaactttgatattaatggagatacaatcacttccggtttgaaacgtcaacgtcaattttcacatatttgtcattttcattaaaaatgctttaaaatgagtccaaacaagacgcacttatctcaaaaaacaaaaaagttataataaaaaacattaaacccgaagttaacaacaatgaagatagcaatttaatttttaaacattaataccaaccttaattttttattcttttttattatatttttgtgacaaatattaagacattttataaaaattattaatatattaaaatgacattgacatttcaaaccggaagttgcttatatctcgagtaatattgcaattaaacgtatcacgtttgaactcattttaaaggatttttcacgacgattacaaatatgtcaaaattgactttgacattcttaaccggaagttgaccataacttcattaatattgaagataaacatgtcgtgtttgtactcattttaaaggatttttaattaagattacaaatatgtcaaaattgaggttgacattctaaacctgaagttagttatcatataataaagaaatggacaacttcatggtgttattttatgatgtattctttattaaaagaacctctaaaatgagtccaaacaagacgcacttatctcaaaaaacaaaaaagttagaataaaaatcatgaaacccgaagttagcaacaatgaagatagcaatttaatttttaaatattaataccaaccttagtttttaatttttttttattatatttttgtttttgtgacaaatattaagacattttataaaaaataagaatatgtcataataacattgacatttcaaaccggaagttgcttatatctcgagtaatattggaattaaacgtatcatgtttggactcattttaaagcatttttcacgacgattacaaatatgtcaaaattgactttgacattcttaaccggaagttgaccataacttcattaatattcaagataaatatgtcgtgtttgtactcattttaaaggatttttaatgaagattacaaatatgtcaaaattgaggttgacattctaaacctgaagttagttatcatataataaagaaatggacaacttcatggtgttattttatgatgtattctttattaaaagaacctctaaaatgagtccaaacaagacgcacttatctcaaaaaacaaaaaagttagaaaaaaaaaacatgaaacccgaagttagcaacaatgaagatagcaatttaatttttaaatattaataccaaccttaatttttaattttttttttattatatttttgtttttgtgacaaatattaagacattttataaaaaataagcatatgtcaaaataacattgacatttcaaaccggaagttgcttatatctcgattaatattggaattaaacgtatcatgtttggactcattttaaagcatttttcacgacgattacaaatatgtcaaaattgactttgacattcttaaccggaagttgaccacaacttaattaatattgaagataaacatgtcgtgtttgtactcattttaaaggatttttaatgaagattacaaatatgtcaaaattgaggttgacattttaaacctgaagttagttatcatgtaatagaagttttataactgaagttaatctagtgttagtcacttttccgtactttctttttatttttaacgtgtgtTTTGgatcatttcacattgattaaaaaaaatcgtcgattgcCATATGATGATTCCTGAATTATTCCTGTTTCTTAATATATCTTTGGTTAAAAAAgagcgttcttaaattttaatctgttaacttgtaacacttcgtccttaatttcattttacaactttttaaactttaattttataaattagtaactaataatctgatttcgaatttgatatgtgatcttgtctgtttgtaaaatggataagatgagggatgttaatctatttgtagagtctccgACAAGAAAGCTTATTATAGTTACTATGCCAACGGACAGCAATGtgttaagttaataaaaatgtaaaataatccaacgatgaattataaattaaaccaAAGCTAACATTGgtactagaactagcactacacgaaaattagaactaacattcgggtttagccgtcttaagagctaaatccgaataattctagtcctaggtctagtgttagttctacttctaGTAATAAACTAGGGGACTTTAAAGATGTTCAAAAGTGTCCAGAAGCATTCTAATGGTCTCTATAATTATCAAATAGCGTTTAAACGCTTTCTAGACAGTTATAAAGATTTCCAgacgatttttaaagatgtccaaAAGTGTCCAGAAACTTTCtaatctctcaagacggctaaacccgaatgactCTAGTGTGTCAgttcaataaagatatacaacaatcgggcactgaataacaaataaaactagaactaacactagacctagaactagaaagtttcgggtttagccgtgcgtcttcagatgCCGATTAATAACAGCTGATTAAGTCACACTACGTTGACATATCGACATTCTTTTTGAACATAAACAAACTTAcctattaatttaatataaataaatttttcaatttctccAACATTATTGATTTAATGACGTCACTATTCATGTTGTGGTGAcgcaaaaattattgatttggGGGTGTGTCGCCAGCGTGGGCctcatttcatttcatttcacCTTCGAAGCGTCATCGCGTTGAACCtggcaaaaataaaaataaaacaattaatttaatatcataAAAGTAAACGTGATGGCACCCCACCTTGATAGCGGAGGAGATATTTTCGAAACGCCGGTTTCAAATTTAGTAcgtatttgaattaattaacctaataatttcttttttgttttaggtaAAAGAagctttgaaaaatttaatgttagaCGATGATGTATTAAAGAGGATTATGACCAAATTCCGGCAAGACGTTGAGGCGGGATTAAAAAAAGCGACTCAACCTACATCGGCGGTAAAATGTTATGTCACTTATGTACAAGATCTTCCAACAGGAAGTGgtaagtaattatttattttttccttttaaatcttaaattaatttaaacaatttcttttagaGAAAGGAAGATATTTAGCTTTAGATTTAGGTGGAACTAATTTCCGAGTATTATTAATAGAATTATGCGAAACCCATTTCGAAATGAAATCAAGAATCTTCGCCATTCCAAAAGCTGAAATGGTCGGACCCGGTGATAAAATGTTTGATCACATCGCCGAATGTCTCGCAACATTCCTTAAACAAGAACACTTAGATACAGAACCGATAAGTTTAGGATTTACATTCAGTTTTCCATGTCAACAAGTCGGTTTAACAAAAGGCATCTTAATAAGATGGACAAAAGGATTTCAATGTTCCGGAGTCGAAGGAAACGATGTCGTACAACTTTTAAGGGAGGCAATTGCAAGACGAGGTGACATCAAATTAAACGTAACCGCAATTTTAAACGATACAACGGGAACGTTGATGTCGTGTGCTTGGAGGAatagaaattgcaaaatcggGTTGATTATTGGAACGGGAACGAATGCTTGTTACGTGGAAAAGCAACAAAACGCGGAGTTTTTTGACGAACCCGATAAAGGTTCGGggaatgttattattaacacgGAATGGGGCGCTTTTGGAGATGACGGAGGGATTGATTTTTGTGTAACGGATTATGACAgagaaattgataaaaattctattaatCCCGGCAAACAATTGTAAGAAAATCagctttgtttattttattaaccttAGAAAGCTAAAGTACTCGCTAAATTACGATTTTAATAACGATATACAACAGTTTGGTGCTGAATAAcgaataaaactagaactaacactagacctagaactagaaagtttctatgtttcttaacaatatacagggtgtttcatttaaaatcacATACGTCTTAAACAACTTGACAAACTAAgtattttttgcttaaaaaatttttttcttaaaataaatagtactaaaattcttcttcatttttgaaatcaccttagaacattgattaaaatttataaagtcTTTTCTGTCATTCAAATTGccatcaataaaaaaaggtccaattattaccaaaaaaaaagtaaggttagaaacccttcggtcgatcttggcaagacatttacataaaaagtcgattttgatcaaaaattagtaGACACTActgctctaaatcgattaaacgtcaaaattgttgattttcgaaaattaatttaatcataactcaaaaactaaaagcgatgggtaTGGGTATgtataaatactttttatacataaaaccttagtaatgggccataaagactaaatccataacaagattgaacccaattattaccattttttatttataagctctaaatcgattaaacatcaaaattgttgatttttgaaaattaactcaatcataactcaaaaactaaaagagatggggaaatactttttatacataaaaccttagtaatgggcgataaagactaaatccataacaagattgaacccaattattaccattttttatttataagctctaaatcgattaaacatcaaaattgttgatttttgaaaattaactcaatcataactcataaactaaaagcgatgggaaaatactttttatacataaaaccttagtaatggaccataaagactagatccataaaaagattgaacccaattattaccattctttatttataagctctaaatcgattaaagatcaaattttttgattttcgaaaattaactcaattataactcaaaatctaaaagtgatggggaaatactttttatacataaaaccttagtaatgggccataaaggctgaatccataacaagattgaacccaattattaccattttttatttataagctctaaatcgattaaacatcaaaattgttgattttcgaaaattaactcaattataactcaaaatctaaaagtgatggggaaatactttttatacataaaaccttagtaatgggccataaaggctaaatccataacaagattgaacccaattattaccattttttatttataagctctaaatcgattaaacatcaaaattgttgatttttgaaaattaactcaatcataactcaaaatctaaaagtgatggggaaatactttttatacataaaaccttagtaatgggccataaaggctaaatccataacaagattgaaccaaattattaccattttttatttataagctctaaatcgattaaacatcaaaattgttgatttttgaaaattaactcaatcataactcaaaatctaaaagtgatggggaaatactttttatacataaaaccttagtaatgggccataaagacaaaatccataacaagattgaactcaattattaccattttttatttataagctctaaatcgattagacatcaaaattgttgatttttgaaaattaactcaatcataactcaaaaactaaaagcgatgggtaaatactttttatacataaaaccttagtaatggaccataaagactagatccataaaaagattgaacccaattattaccatattttatttataagctctaaatcgattaaacataaaaattgttgatttttgaaaattaactcaattataactcaaaaactaaaagcgatgggaaaatactttttatacataaaaccttagtaatgggccataaagactaaatccataacaagattgaacccaattattaccatattttatttataagctctaaatcgattaaacataaaaattgttgatttttgaaaattaactcaattataactcaaaaactaaaagcgatgggaaaatactttttatacataaaaccttagtaatgggccataaagactaaatccataacaagattgaacccaattattaccattttttatttataagctttaaatcgattaaacatctaaattgttgattttcaaaaattaacgcAATCGTAACTCATaaattaaaagcgatggggaaatactttttatacataaaaccttagtaatgggccataaagactaaatccataacaagattgaacccaattattaccagtttttatttataagccctaaatcgattaaacatcaaaattgttgatttttgaaaattaactcaatcataactcaaaacctaaaagcgatggggaaatactttttatacataaaaccttagtaatggacgataaagactagatccataaaaagattcaacccaattattattattttttatttataagctctaaatcgattaaacatcaaaattgttgattttcgaaaattaactcaattataactcaaaatctaaaagcgatggggaaatactttttatacataaaaccttaataatgggccataaagactaaatccataacaagattgaacccaattattaccattttttatttataagccctaaatcgattaaacatcaaaattgttgatttttgaaaattaattcaatcataactcaaaaactaaaagcgatggaaaAATAGTttgtatacataaaaccttagtaattgaccataaagactagatccataaaaagattgaacccaattattactattttttatttataagctctaaatcgattaaacatcaaaattgttgatttttgaaaattaactcaatcataactcaaaaactaaaagtgacggggaaatactttttatacataaaaccttagtaatggaccataaagactagatccataaaaagattgaacccaattattaccattttttatttataagctctaaatcgattaaacatcaaaattgttgatttatgaaaattaactcaatcataactcaacaactaaaagtgatggggaaatactttttatacataaaaccttagtaatggaccataaagactagatccataaaaagattgaacccaattattaccattttttatttataagctctaaatcgattaaacatctaaattgttgattttcaaaaattaactcaatcgtaactcataaactaaaagcgatggggaaatattttttatacataaaaccttagtaattgACCATAAAGacaagatccataaaaagattgaacccaattattactattttttatttataaactctaaatcgattaaacatcaaaattgttgattttcgaaaattaactcaattataactcaaaatctaaaagtgatggggaaatattttttatacataaaaccttagtaatgggccataaagactaaatccataacaagattgaacccaattattaccattttttatttataagctctaaatcgattaaacatcaaaattattgatttttgaaaattaactcaattataactcaaaatctaaaagtgatggggaaatactttttatacataaaaccttagtaatgggccataaaggctaaatccataacaagattgaacccaattattaccattttttatttataagctctaaatcgattaaacatcaaaattgttgatttttgaaaattacctcaatcataactcaaaatctaaaagcattggggaaatactttttatacataaaaccttagtaatgggccataaagactaaatccataacaagattgaacccaattattaccattttttatttataagctctaaatcgattaaacatcaaaattgttgatttttgaaaattaactcaatcataactcaaaatctaaaagtgatggggaaatactttttatacataaaaccttagtaatgggccataaagactagatccataaaaagattgaacccaattattaccattttttatttataagctctaaatcgattaaacatcaaaattgttgatttaggaaaattaactcaatcataactcaacaactaaaagtgatggggaaatactttttatacataaaaccttagtaatggaccataaagactagatccataaaaagattgaacccaattattaccattttttatttataagctctaaatcgattaaacatcaaaattgttgattttcgaaaattaactcaattataactcaaaaactaaaagcgatggggaaatactttttatacataaaaccttagtaatgtaccataaagactagatccataaaaagattgaactcaTATTTTCTTGGCGATACGTCGATCGCCaagaaaatcatgaatctgaaatatctatatctgggcctcagagcaaaaaaaaaaagaaggttactttaaacccttcggtcgatcttggcaagacatttatataaaaagtcgatAAAAAGTCCactaatttatcaaaaattagtggacacCACTGCTGTAGAAAGACATGATACAGGTGAAACTAATTAACATTCAAAATCCGATGTGTACACTCGTTAACGAAATGCCTGAATCTTTTGACAATTGACGCCAACTTACGTGACGATTAACATCTACAGCTGCTAAAACAACAATTTGATTCTGTTCATTCGTAACCGATCTTGCACGTGTTCGAAAAGTATAtgtgccatttgaaaaaataaaaatgacgtCAGAAGGGCCTTTAGGCAACCCTGAAAAAAATTCTGTTCACGTGTACAATGTGTCCCCCTTCtcaccaaaaaatgtttacttgaaacttttttcgatTCGAGTTTTTGTTTATTCGAGATATAAgaatatgtcattttaaatgaaacacccgGTATAATCTAGCACTATCTAGTGCTTACTAGCGCTActtaacactgtcactagaactaacactcgatctagaactagaatcattacaTAATTCATATTAGTTACGTCACTAATGTTGTGAAATGTCAGAAACCGGTTTCAAGaagaaatttccaaatttgACCTAAACAtgttttcaatgatatattttgactaataattgtaaaaattttaataacttttgaacAGTTTAGCTTtctagaattaaatttgaactatatttaaaattaatttgtttaaggtttgaaaaaatgatttctgGGATGTACATGGGGGAATTGGctcgattaataattttaaaattcacgAAGGATGGTCTACTTTTCGGTGGAAAATCGTCACCCCTATTAGAAGAGCgtgaaaa
This region of Onthophagus taurus isolate NC chromosome 3, IU_Otau_3.0, whole genome shotgun sequence genomic DNA includes:
- the LOC111413194 gene encoding hexokinase type 2-like isoform X3, with the translated sequence MLTVATYHLSAVLRQVKEALKNLMLDDDVLKRIMTKFRQDVEAGLKKATQPTSAVKCYVTYVQDLPTGSEKGRYLALDLGGTNFRVLLIELCETHFEMKSRIFAIPKAEMVGPGDKMFDHIAECLATFLKQEHLDTEPISLGFTFSFPCQQVGLTKGILIRWTKGFQCSGVEGNDVVQLLREAIARRGDIKLNVTAILNDTTGTLMSCAWRNRNCKIGLIIGTGTNACYVEKQQNAEFFDEPDKGSGNVIINTEWGAFGDDGGIDFCVTDYDREIDKNSINPGKQLFEKMISGMYMGELARLIILKFTKDGLLFGGKSSPLLEEREKFETKFVSDIEGDLQGVYTKQKPILQKLGLGHATDADMMNIRFICEVVSRRAAGLVSATLAALLNKMGEPHVTIGVDGSVYRFHPYFHGLMMHKISELVDPGRKFDLMLSEDGSGRGAALVAAVAAAKDEAVVTN
- the LOC111413194 gene encoding hexokinase type 2-like isoform X1 — its product is MATERECLCAKNTPKPLPTVEPADQKVKEALKNLMLDDDVLKRIMTKFRQDVEAGLKKATQPTSAVKCYVTYVQDLPTGSEKGRYLALDLGGTNFRVLLIELCETHFEMKSRIFAIPKAEMVGPGDKMFDHIAECLATFLKQEHLDTEPISLGFTFSFPCQQVGLTKGILIRWTKGFQCSGVEGNDVVQLLREAIARRGDIKLNVTAILNDTTGTLMSCAWRNRNCKIGLIIGTGTNACYVEKQQNAEFFDEPDKGSGNVIINTEWGAFGDDGGIDFCVTDYDREIDKNSINPGKQLFEKMISGMYMGELARLIILKFTKDGLLFGGKSSPLLEEREKFETKFVSDIEGDLQGVYTKQKPILQKLGLGHATDADMMNIRFICEVVSRRAAGLVSATLAALLNKMGEPHVTIGVDGSVYRFHPYFHGLMMHKISELVDPGRKFDLMLSEDGSGRGAALVAAVAAAKDEAVVTN
- the LOC111413194 gene encoding hexokinase type 2-like isoform X2, producing the protein MAPHLDSGGDIFETPVKEALKNLMLDDDVLKRIMTKFRQDVEAGLKKATQPTSAVKCYVTYVQDLPTGSEKGRYLALDLGGTNFRVLLIELCETHFEMKSRIFAIPKAEMVGPGDKMFDHIAECLATFLKQEHLDTEPISLGFTFSFPCQQVGLTKGILIRWTKGFQCSGVEGNDVVQLLREAIARRGDIKLNVTAILNDTTGTLMSCAWRNRNCKIGLIIGTGTNACYVEKQQNAEFFDEPDKGSGNVIINTEWGAFGDDGGIDFCVTDYDREIDKNSINPGKQLFEKMISGMYMGELARLIILKFTKDGLLFGGKSSPLLEEREKFETKFVSDIEGDLQGVYTKQKPILQKLGLGHATDADMMNIRFICEVVSRRAAGLVSATLAALLNKMGEPHVTIGVDGSVYRFHPYFHGLMMHKISELVDPGRKFDLMLSEDGSGRGAALVAAVAAAKDEAVVTN
- the LOC111413194 gene encoding hexokinase type 2-like isoform X4; its protein translation is MAVNPTVKEALKNLMLDDDVLKRIMTKFRQDVEAGLKKATQPTSAVKCYVTYVQDLPTGSEKGRYLALDLGGTNFRVLLIELCETHFEMKSRIFAIPKAEMVGPGDKMFDHIAECLATFLKQEHLDTEPISLGFTFSFPCQQVGLTKGILIRWTKGFQCSGVEGNDVVQLLREAIARRGDIKLNVTAILNDTTGTLMSCAWRNRNCKIGLIIGTGTNACYVEKQQNAEFFDEPDKGSGNVIINTEWGAFGDDGGIDFCVTDYDREIDKNSINPGKQLFEKMISGMYMGELARLIILKFTKDGLLFGGKSSPLLEEREKFETKFVSDIEGDLQGVYTKQKPILQKLGLGHATDADMMNIRFICEVVSRRAAGLVSATLAALLNKMGEPHVTIGVDGSVYRFHPYFHGLMMHKISELVDPGRKFDLMLSEDGSGRGAALVAAVAAAKDEAVVTN